A window from Rhea pennata isolate bPtePen1 chromosome 1, bPtePen1.pri, whole genome shotgun sequence encodes these proteins:
- the GJA5 gene encoding gap junction alpha-5 protein gives MGDWSFLGEFLEEVHKHSTVVGKVWLTVLFIFRMLVLGTAAESSWGDEQSDFMCDTQQPGCENVCYDKAFPISHVRFWVLQIIFVSTPSLVYMGHAMHTVRMEEKRKMKEAEIEAREMKNNGDTYYQQKCPVAEKAELSCWDESGGKIILRGSLLNTYVYSILIRTAMEVAFIVGQYILYGIFLETLYICQRAPCPHPVNCYVSRPTEKNVFIVFMLAVAVLSLFLSLAELYHLGWKKAKERCSRAYKPSPSTAPSRLESAPQVERAQMYTPPPDFNQCLASPNGKFISPFNNKMASQQNTANFATERVHGQEDAASEGPFIKSSYVESPEVANECAAPAFPENYFNEKRRLSKTSRASSKARSDDLSV, from the coding sequence ATGGGGGACTGGAGTTTCCTGGGAGAGTTCCTCGAGGAGGTCCACAAACACTCCACAGTGGTGGGGAAAGTCTGGCTGACTGTACTCTTCATTTTCCGGATGCTGGTACTCGGTACAGCAGCTGAGTCCTCGTGGGGGGATGAGCAATCTGACTTCATGTGCGACACCCAGCAGCCTGGTTGTGAGAATGTCTGCTATGACAAGGCTTTCCCCATCTCCCACGTCCGGTTTTGGGTCCTCCAGATCATCTTTGTCTCCACTCCGTCTCTGGTGTACATGGGCCATGCCATGCACACAGTGCGcatggaagagaagaggaagatgaaggaagcagaaatagaGGCTCGGGAGATGAAAAACAATGGTGACACATACTACCAGCAGAAATGCCCCGTGGCAGAGAAGGCCGAGCTGTCTTGCTGGGATGAATCAGGAGGCAAAATTATACTCAGGGGCAGTTTGCTCAACACCTATGTCTACAGCATTTTGATTCGCACTGCCATGGAAGTGGCTTTCATTGTGGGACAGTACATCTTGTATGGGATCTTCCTAGAGACTCTATATATCTGCCAGCGGGCACCTTGCCCCCACCCTGTCAACTGCTATGTTTCCCGGCCCACCGAGAAGAACGTGTTCATTGTCTTCATGCTGGCTGTGGCAGTGCTCTCTCTATTTCTCAGCCTGGCTGAGCTGTACCACTTGGGCTGGAAAAAAGCCAAAGAGAGGTGCTCTCGGGCTTACAAacccagccccagcacagcccccagcAGACTGGAGTCTGCCCCACAAGTAGAAAGGGCCCAGATGTACACTCCCCCTCCAGATTTTAATCAGTGCTTGGCAAGTCCCAATGGGAAGTTCATCAGCCCCTTCAACAACAAGATGGCTTCTCAACAGAATACTGCCAACTTTGCCACTGAGCGGGTCCATGGTCAGGAGGATGCTGCCAGCGAAGGGCCCTTCATTAAGTCCAGCTACGTGGAAAGTCCAGAGGTGGCCAATGAATGTGCAGCGCCTGCCTTCCCCGAGAACTACTTCAATGAGAAACGCCGACTTAGCAAGACCAGCCGTGCCAGCAGTAAGGCTAGGTCAGATGATTTGTCTGTGTGA